One genomic segment of Oncorhynchus kisutch isolate 150728-3 linkage group LG15, Okis_V2, whole genome shotgun sequence includes these proteins:
- the rwdd2b gene encoding RWD domain-containing protein 2B, with protein MTLPVMESSNIMAHLEQAESHLAEIELLSSMYPGEDELVITDQLAVAELREYVEGATDTYPLSRPHILIKQKLDTDTVKGVNVTISCTYSSDYPNVLPEIAVRCPDLSRSQQAQLHSDMNAYLSESCRGDVCVLSAVEWVKDNVHLYLTDKSTSSTAAPGKKESRSTCSSPQPKEQFSRLWIYSHHIYNKRKRKNILEWSKELDLSGFSMPGKPGIICVEGPQSACEDFWARVKVLTWKKIIIRHREDVAMDSRRAEASVTDNMDSLRRFTGFEEAMFDPHGNRGNHMNLGQLYQYLNERGCGDVFQLYFGIEGR; from the exons atgacACTCCCTGTGATG GAATCTTCGAACATTATGGCCCATCTAGAGCAGGCGGAATCTCACCTGGCTGAGATAGAGCTACTCTCCAGTATGTACCCCGGTGAAGACGAGCTGGTGATTACTGACCAACTAGCTGTGGCTGAGCTCAGGGAGTATGTGGAGGGAGCAACAGATACCTATCCTCTGTCCAGACCACACATCCTCATCAAACAGAAGCTGGACACTGACACTGTGAAGGGG GTGAACGTGACCATATCTTGCACCTACTCATCTGACTACCCTAACGTCTTACCTGAAATAGCTGTACG gtgtcctGACCTCAGCCGATCCCAGCAGGCCCAGCTTCACTCAGACATGAACGCCTACCTCTCAGAGAGCTGCCGTGGAGATGTCTGCGTCCTCTCTGCCGTGGAGTGGGTGAAAGACAACGTACACCTGTACCTGACCGACAAGAGCACATCATCAACAGCAGCCCCTGGCAAGAAAGAGTCTCGGTCTACCTGCTCATCTCCGCAGCCCAAAG AGCAGTTCAGTCGCCTGTGGATCTACAGCCACCACATCTATAATAAGAGGAAAAGGAAGAACATTCTGGAATGGTCCAAGGAGCTGGATCTGTCAGGGTTCAGTATGCCTGGCAAGCCTGGGATCATCTGTGTGGAAGGCCCTCAGTCGGCCTGCGAAGACTTCTGGGCCAG gGTGAAGGTTCTAACCTGGAAAAAAATCATTATTCGTCATAGAGAGGATGTTGCCATGGACAGTCGGAGGGCTGAGGCCAGCGTGACAGACAACATGGATTCCCTCCGTAGGTTCACAGGGTTCGAGGAGGCCATGTTTGATCCACACGGGAACAGAGGAAACCATATGAACCTGGGCCAGCTCTATCAGTACCTCAACGAGAGAGGATGTGGAGACGTCTTTCAGCTTTACTTTGGAATTGAAGGAAGGTAG
- the usp16 gene encoding ubiquitin carboxyl-terminal hydrolase 16 — translation MVKRRQKGPREDEVIDLTGPSCNHIRKGVDSSFLKKTGIDSACNSCQDCRGEEPAAAVQAPSEEMSETPTIWMCLKCGHRGCGRTSEDQHAIKHYEKPRSDPHCLVLSLDNWSVWCYICDDDVQYSKTGHLAQLVNNIKKQALSEPRKQSPQRKHSIVKLEDSMIEEPQETKPEEKEENTVTQPKENQKKNGKKENGLKESSSLTRGQKAVGGASSGAVGGVSSCPLSVRGLSNLGNTCFFNSVVQTLSQTQMLRQVINKVTAEEKTSVTITPGVSSDLEPILVQLGPPGSLTVAMCQILNEIQETKKGVVTPRELFSQVCKKAARFKGFQQQDSQELLRYLLDGMRAEEMKRLNSGISEALKKHGRDAEQSKKLVKEYEKKGAPNNFVDQVFGGEMTSTVMCQQCKTVSLVKEMFLDLSLPVSDQAYRKKSQKKGAGIQKASSEVKYNNGDSPSPVSLTNGDSDDLPTGSKYQQKKQKKQAKKQAKNQRRQQKLVPLDSFTPPENTAESPVPAEQGEETGNSTQGEEEEEPLVESQSSETERSETAPSEQDQEKLQGAGHTEKEEEDCEPVAVSNNHSTVTSEEQSHQSPEGVGKRDGHEAEHRGEEEEENDDGDAAQPSGDEQDTKLSDKLGELSLNEAFLASEDSDLEPGCRDGDTSAEMETETKLEGKEYTVSHQDPKLAFHTLATRAAPGNQECSVESCLYQFTEVENLTQNNSLLCVTCTKRQTKNKAAEGSKKNVYTDALKQMLISSPPPVLTLHLKRFQQIGYSVCKVNSHVNFPHILDVAPFCSVICKGVSEGGSQVLYSLYGIVEHSGTMRSGHYTAYVKARPFYPSTTHNGVGTHGEPAPVKGAWFHVSDSSVQPVTESKVQSSQAYLLFYERIS, via the exons ATGGTGAAGAGGAGGCAGAAAGGTCCTAGAGAGGACGAAGTGATAGACCTGACTG GTCCGTCGTGCAACCATATCCGTAAAGGTGTAGACTCCAGCTTCCTGAAGAAGACTGGGATAGACTCTGCCTGTAACAGCTGCCAAGACTGTAGGGGTGAAGAGCCGGCTGCTGCTGTACAGGCTCCATCAGAGGAGATGAGCGAAACACCAACGATATGGATGTGCTTAAAATGTGGACACAGA GGGTGTGGGCGTACCTCTGAGGATCAGCATGCTATCAAGCACTACGAGAAGCCTCGGTCAGACCCTCACTGTCTGGTGCTCAGCCTGGACAACTGGAGCGTTTG GTGTTACATCTGTGATGATGATGTCCAGTACTCTAAAACAGGCCACCTGGCTCAGTTGGTGAACAACATTAAGAAACAGGCCTTGTCTGAGCCCCGGAAACAAAGTCCACAGAGAA AGCATTCAATAGTGAAGCTGGAGGACAGCATGATAGAAGAGCCACAGGAAACCAAGccagaagagaaggaagagaacaCAGTGACACAACCGAAAGAAAACCAGAAGAAGAACGGCAAGAAAGAAAATGGTTTGAAAGAGAGCAGCAGTTTGACTAGAGGACAGAAGGCTGTGGGAGGAGCCAGCAGCGGTGCAGTGGGAGGAGTCAGCAGCTGTCCGTTGTCAGTTAGAGGACTCAGTAACCTTGGAAACACCTGTTTCTTCAACTCTGTTGTTCAG accctctctcagacacagatGTTGAGACAGGTCATCAACAAGGTGACGGCTGAAGAGAAGACCAGTGTCACCATCACACCTGGAGTCTCCTCAGACCTG GAACCCATCCTGGTGCAGCTAGGTCCTCCGGGGTCTCTGACCGTGGCGATGTGTCAGATCCTGAATGAGATCCAGGAGACTAAGAAAGGGGTGGTCACCCCGAGAGAACTTTTCAGTCAGGTCTGCAAAAA AGCGGCACGGTTTAAAGGTTTCCAGCAGCAGGATAGCCAGGAGCTTCTACGCTACTTGCTGGATGGGATGAGAGCCGAGGAGATGAAA AGACTGAACTCTGGAATATCGGAAGCACTGAAAAAACACGGAAGAGATGCTGAACAATCGAAGAAGTTAGTCAAGG AGTATGAGAAGAAGGGAGCTCCTAATAACTTCGTAGACCAGGTGTTTGGTGGGGAGATGACCAGCACGGTCATGTGTCAGCAATGCAAGACG gTTTCTTTGGTCAAGGAGATGTTTCTGGATCTGTCCCTTCCTGTCTCAGACcag GCCTACAGGAAGAAGAGTCAGAAGAAAGGAGCGGGGATCCAGAAGGCTAGTTCTGAGGTGAAATATAACAACGGAGACagccccagccctgtctccttgACCAACGGTGACTCCGACGACCTTCCTACTGGCAGCAAGTACCAGCAGAAGAAACAGAAGAAACAGGCCAAGAAACAGGCCAAG AACCAGAGACGTCAGCAGAAGCTAGTCCCCCTGGACAGCTTCACACCTCCAGAGAACACCGCAGAGAGCCCAGTACCagcagagcagggagaggagacaggaaatagtacccagggagaggaggaggaggagcctctGGTTGAGAGCCAATCATCAGAGACCGAGAGGTCCGAGACCGCTCCCTCAGAGCAGGACCAAGAGAAACTTCAGGGGGCAGGGCACacggagaaagaggaggaggattgtGAACCAGTGGCTGTGTCCAACAACCACTCCACTGTGACGTCAGAAGAGCAGAGTCACCAGTCCCCTGAGGGGGTTGGAAAAAGAGACGGACACGAGGCTgaacatagaggagaggaggaggaggagaatgatgatggtgatgcAGCCCAACCGTCTGGAGATGAGCAAGACACCAAACTTTCAGACAAGCTGGGTGAACTATCTCTGAACGAAGCCTTCCTAGCCTCTGAGGACTCGGACCTGGAGCCGGGGTGCAGAGATGGAGACACGTCTGCTGAAATGG AAACGGAGACAAagctggaggggaaggagtacACAGTCTCTCACCAGGATCCTAAACTGGCCTTTCACACGCTGGCCACCAGGGCGGCGCCAGGGAACCAGGAGTGCTCTGTGGAGTCCTGTCTCTACCAGTTCACAGAGGTAGAGAACCTCACTCAGaacaactctcttctctgtgtcaccTGCACCAAGAGACAGACCAAAAACAAGGCTGCAGAAG GCTCCAAGAAGAATGTGTACACAGATGCTCTGAAGCAAATGCTGATCTCGTCTCCCCCTCCAGTGCTTACTCTTCACTTGAAGAGATTCCAGCAG ATTGGATACAGTGTGTGTAAGGTGAACAGCCACGTCAACTTCCCTCACATTCTAGACGTAGCACCATTCTGCTCTGTCATATGCAAG GGTGTGTCGGAGGGAGGCTCTCAGGTGCTTTACAGTCTGTATGGTATAGTAGAACACAGTGGGACTATGAGAAGTGGCCATTATACAGCCTACGTCAAAGCCAGACCTTTCTACCCCTCCACGACACACAACGGAGTGGGCACACATG GCGAGCCAGCGCCGGTGAAAGGGGCGTGGTTCCACGTGAGTGACAGTAGTGTGCAGCCAGTCACGGAGAGCAAAGTGCAGAGCTCCCAAGCCTACCTCCTATTCTACGAGAGGATCTCCTAG